Proteins from one uncultured Anaeromusa sp. genomic window:
- the mobB gene encoding molybdopterin-guanine dinucleotide biosynthesis protein B, producing MDANKIPIVSFVSACSGAGKTTLLEKVVDILKQRGLRLAVIKHDAHRFEMDHPGKDTWRLAQAGADVVAISSPGKVALLEKVTAEKSLDEVVAMISGVDLILTEGFKQGGKPKIEVYRSELQTPLCSLTEELLAIAGDASLPVVPCYALDDAAGVASELLCYLERFQQKQSMIKKTAALQVGIVLFPQVEELDFVGPFEILNYANKIRPDSIQVHLVAERNEPMQAFNGLRLLPDCTLAQCPKLDIVIAPGGKGRFAAMKNPVIQEFLRRQAVWARYLTAVCTGAFLLAEAGLLLGKRATTYHTAMEELAAYGVKTEASKVVQDGKVITAGGVSSGLELGLYLLRLCFGLELAREVARKIEYEAGLDFLDTLTERQA from the coding sequence ATGGATGCTAACAAAATCCCGATAGTTTCTTTTGTATCGGCTTGTTCCGGGGCCGGGAAGACAACCTTGCTGGAAAAGGTTGTGGACATTTTAAAACAGCGCGGCTTGCGTTTGGCGGTAATCAAGCACGATGCGCATCGCTTTGAAATGGATCATCCGGGAAAGGATACCTGGCGTTTAGCGCAAGCGGGAGCCGATGTAGTGGCGATTTCCTCGCCGGGGAAGGTAGCGTTGCTGGAAAAGGTAACTGCTGAAAAATCTTTGGATGAAGTGGTGGCTATGATTTCCGGTGTGGACCTTATCCTTACGGAAGGCTTTAAACAAGGCGGCAAGCCCAAAATTGAAGTGTATCGTTCCGAACTCCAAACGCCTCTATGCAGTTTGACGGAGGAATTGCTGGCCATTGCCGGTGATGCGTCTTTGCCCGTCGTTCCTTGTTACGCCTTGGATGACGCGGCTGGGGTTGCGTCGGAGTTGCTGTGTTATCTGGAAAGATTTCAACAAAAGCAAAGTATGATAAAGAAGACGGCCGCTTTGCAGGTTGGGATCGTGCTATTTCCGCAAGTGGAAGAACTTGATTTCGTCGGACCCTTTGAAATACTCAATTATGCTAATAAAATACGGCCCGATTCGATTCAGGTGCATCTGGTAGCGGAAAGAAATGAGCCGATGCAGGCGTTTAACGGATTGCGGTTGTTGCCGGATTGTACGCTGGCGCAGTGTCCGAAGTTGGATATTGTGATTGCCCCTGGAGGTAAAGGTCGCTTTGCAGCCATGAAGAATCCGGTGATTCAGGAGTTTCTGCGGCGACAGGCAGTCTGGGCCCGTTATTTGACAGCGGTATGCACAGGGGCTTTTTTATTGGCCGAAGCAGGGTTGCTTCTAGGTAAACGGGCGACTACCTACCACACGGCCATGGAGGAGTTAGCGGCTTACGGCGTGAAAACGGAAGCGAGCAAAGTAGTTCAGGACGGAAAGGTGATTACTGCTGGCGGCGTCAGCTCCGGCTTGGAGCTGGGATTGTACCTGCTGCGACTTTGCTTTGGCCTCGAGCTGGCGAGAGAAGTCGCGAGGAAAATTGAATATGAAGCCGGCTTGGATTTTTTGGATACTCTGACTGAAAGACAAGCGTAA
- a CDS encoding molybdenum cofactor guanylyltransferase translates to MAVSGIVLAGGRSMRMGTDKTQLAWGRHTLLEQAVSLLRGVTDEVLVVGNLEGTYCLQGVRQVQDRYAGRGPLGGIHAGLLAAKYEAAIVLSCDMPFVTAKLAAFLVAKSDGFAAVTPRCRGRIEPLCAVYARSCLAVIEGLLQAGENQVRQVFCKVNTCYVEEEALQLFGDTNQLFFNLNTPQDWQEALRRKEEGHGC, encoded by the coding sequence ATGGCGGTAAGCGGCATTGTGTTGGCAGGCGGACGCAGCATGCGCATGGGAACGGATAAAACGCAGCTTGCGTGGGGGCGGCATACGCTGCTGGAGCAAGCCGTTTCTCTGTTGCGGGGCGTCACGGACGAGGTGTTGGTTGTTGGCAATCTTGAGGGTACATATTGTCTGCAGGGAGTTCGGCAAGTGCAGGATCGGTACGCGGGGCGCGGGCCGCTGGGAGGCATTCACGCAGGCTTGCTGGCGGCAAAATACGAGGCTGCGATAGTCCTTTCTTGTGATATGCCTTTTGTAACAGCAAAATTGGCTGCGTTTTTGGTAGCTAAGAGCGACGGCTTTGCTGCGGTGACTCCACGCTGCAGAGGGCGGATAGAGCCGTTGTGTGCGGTATATGCGCGTAGTTGTCTTGCTGTCATTGAAGGCCTGCTGCAAGCGGGAGAAAATCAAGTGCGGCAAGTTTTCTGCAAGGTTAATACTTGCTATGTGGAAGAAGAAGCATTGCAGCTGTTTGGTGATACGAATCAGCTGTTTTTTAATCTAAATACGCCGCAAGACTGGCAAGAGGCTTTACGACGGAAGGAGGAAGGGCATGGATGCTAA
- the glp gene encoding gephyrin-like molybdotransferase Glp produces MKKNVSLEEAQQLLLAQAAPVGERQIFLAEAEGNVLSRDVFAPLNLPSFDRSPLDGYALRAVDVRQASEAQPVALRVVEEVRAGFVASQTVDVGCAVKIMTGAPLPDGADVVVPFEDVECRGDLVCITESLASGSNIIYAGEDLAAGGLAAETGALVTPPLVGLLAALGMETIPVYGKCKVALFSTGDELLEPPQALQPGKIYNSNLHSLRAYCRMVGAETVVLGTAVDEEGAIAARLEEALRQADLVVTTGGVSVGEYDLLPAALRKVGAQVLFHGLDMKPGSPAMGAVCRGKPVLALSGNPAAALIAFELLGAPLLKQMLGWQKVLPQRFGAVLDDDFAKTSRQRRFVRVRLEVQGTQLHAKLAGSQSNGALQSMVVSNALLDVPAGSGPLKAGQAVEAVLTGPLA; encoded by the coding sequence GTGAAGAAAAATGTATCCTTAGAAGAAGCGCAGCAGCTGCTGTTAGCGCAGGCTGCGCCTGTGGGAGAACGGCAGATTTTCCTGGCGGAAGCGGAGGGAAACGTGCTGAGCCGGGATGTGTTTGCACCGCTAAACTTGCCTTCTTTTGATCGTTCACCTTTAGACGGCTACGCGCTGAGAGCGGTGGATGTTCGCCAAGCGTCCGAGGCGCAGCCGGTGGCCTTGCGGGTTGTGGAGGAGGTGCGGGCGGGCTTTGTAGCCTCTCAAACGGTGGATGTTGGCTGCGCCGTTAAGATCATGACCGGCGCGCCTTTGCCGGACGGAGCCGATGTGGTGGTGCCTTTTGAAGACGTGGAATGCAGGGGGGACTTGGTGTGCATTACGGAATCATTGGCAAGCGGCAGCAATATCATATATGCTGGCGAAGACCTTGCGGCAGGAGGCTTGGCAGCTGAAACAGGGGCTCTTGTAACGCCGCCTCTTGTGGGGCTGTTGGCTGCCTTGGGTATGGAAACGATTCCTGTTTACGGGAAGTGCAAGGTAGCTCTCTTCAGCACGGGGGACGAGCTGTTAGAGCCGCCGCAAGCGTTGCAGCCGGGAAAAATCTACAATTCCAATCTCCATAGCCTTCGCGCCTATTGCCGCATGGTGGGCGCAGAAACCGTGGTGCTTGGTACGGCGGTTGATGAAGAAGGAGCGATTGCGGCACGTTTGGAAGAAGCGTTGCGGCAGGCGGACTTGGTGGTGACTACAGGCGGCGTATCCGTAGGAGAATATGATTTGCTTCCGGCGGCTTTGCGGAAAGTAGGCGCACAGGTTTTATTCCATGGCTTGGACATGAAACCGGGTTCGCCGGCCATGGGGGCGGTTTGCCGGGGAAAGCCGGTCTTGGCGCTTTCGGGTAATCCGGCAGCGGCTTTAATTGCTTTTGAGCTGTTGGGAGCGCCGCTGCTGAAACAAATGCTGGGTTGGCAAAAAGTCTTGCCGCAGCGGTTTGGCGCTGTTTTAGATGATGATTTTGCGAAGACTAGCAGGCAGCGCCGTTTTGTGCGGGTGCGGTTGGAGGTGCAAGGGACTCAGTTACATGCAAAGCTGGCTGGTTCGCAAAGCAATGGGGCGTTGCAGTCTATGGTGGTGAGTAATGCCTTGCTGGATGTGCCTGCTGGCAGCGGGCCATTAAAGGCGGGACAGGCAGTCGAGGCGGTGCTGACAGGCCCGTTGGCGTAG
- a CDS encoding molybdenum cofactor synthesis domain-containing protein: MKSYEMAVLVLSDKGARGEREDLSGPAVREVLGKQYPVVYYKMIPDEKEQIIRELCYICDELAPPLLVTSGGTGFSERDVTPEATLSVVEKLTPGIPEAMRFYGMQKTPKAMLSRAVAGIRGKTLIINLPGSVKGVKESLEAITPALSHGLGILRGDAQECGQPMAKKPAAVLAVNRSEKKGEIKVPIAKGYFAVDSGLQGDAHAGDWHRQVSLLGYESFEKIRQLGVTDLEPGVFAENLTTEGIELFTLPVGTRLQIGEVLLEVTQIGKECHLGCAIREKTGDCVMPREGIFAKVLAPGWIVPGDLIEIVS; the protein is encoded by the coding sequence ATGAAATCCTATGAAATGGCGGTTCTGGTTTTGAGTGACAAGGGTGCGCGCGGCGAGCGAGAAGATCTGAGCGGCCCGGCTGTCCGTGAAGTATTAGGCAAGCAGTATCCTGTGGTGTACTATAAAATGATCCCCGATGAAAAAGAGCAGATTATTAGGGAACTTTGCTATATTTGTGATGAACTAGCGCCGCCTTTGCTGGTTACTTCGGGCGGGACTGGTTTTTCCGAGCGGGATGTTACGCCGGAAGCGACGCTGTCAGTTGTGGAAAAGCTTACTCCAGGCATCCCGGAGGCCATGAGGTTCTACGGCATGCAGAAAACGCCGAAAGCGATGCTTTCACGGGCGGTAGCTGGTATTCGGGGCAAGACGTTGATTATCAATCTGCCTGGCAGCGTGAAAGGCGTGAAAGAGTCCTTGGAAGCCATTACCCCGGCTTTGTCTCATGGGCTGGGAATTTTGCGCGGCGATGCCCAAGAATGCGGGCAGCCTATGGCGAAAAAACCAGCTGCCGTGTTGGCGGTGAATCGCAGCGAGAAAAAAGGAGAAATCAAGGTTCCTATTGCCAAAGGGTATTTTGCGGTGGACAGCGGTCTGCAGGGCGATGCCCATGCCGGAGACTGGCATCGTCAAGTGAGCCTCTTGGGCTATGAGAGCTTTGAAAAGATACGGCAACTGGGCGTAACCGATTTGGAACCAGGTGTTTTCGCTGAGAATCTAACAACAGAAGGCATCGAGCTGTTTACTCTGCCTGTGGGGACTCGCCTCCAAATTGGCGAGGTGCTGCTGGAAGTGACGCAAATCGGCAAGGAGTGCCATTTAGGCTGCGCCATTCGCGAAAAGACGGGAGACTGCGTCATGCCTAGGGAAGGTATTTTTGCTAAAGTGTTGGCGCCGGGCTGGATTGTTCCGGGAGACTTGATTGAGATTGTATCATAA
- a CDS encoding sodium:solute symporter family protein, producing the protein MNIAFLIVCLYIVLLFAISYYAKRRSAGSATNYVLAGRKLTTPLITVSIVGLAVGGASTIGVAEQAYKVGLSAGWYTTAWGIGAIVMGLLVAKKYRELNITTIPELLGRYYDKKGMIAGIACQIIVQLVVMSLQYIAGGSILCALMPEVFTLTTGMLTSAAVFIGITSIGGMWSASLSNLLNVSLKYIGIILATIVGVSQIGGLNKLQLQLPQNVPYMDFFDGVGITGIITWIVVLVTVNLSLQSIIQISLGAKDVRTAQRGFIIGGLMMLPIGFVSALMGVMAKAMFPDVSPALALPKAIMSLDPILAGITLAALWAADVSTACNLLLSSATLFSQDIYKKFVNPNVSEQNFLRITKGAVVLLGLLTLTLAMTISGIISTLMIGLSLMAAFSVIVLFTLFAPRFCRKNSAFNTIITGVVVLVLWQTVPAVRILPHVIYLEWLACLGTFFLTYALDRESIAVVEEECA; encoded by the coding sequence ATGAATATTGCTTTTTTAATCGTTTGTCTTTATATTGTGCTCTTATTCGCGATCAGCTACTACGCAAAACGCCGCTCCGCCGGCTCGGCGACAAATTACGTCCTGGCAGGACGTAAACTGACGACTCCTTTAATTACCGTCTCCATCGTCGGCTTGGCCGTCGGCGGCGCTTCCACCATCGGCGTAGCCGAGCAAGCTTACAAAGTGGGCTTATCTGCAGGCTGGTACACTACGGCCTGGGGCATCGGCGCCATCGTCATGGGCTTGTTGGTAGCCAAAAAATATCGCGAACTCAATATCACCACCATCCCGGAGCTTCTGGGACGCTACTATGACAAAAAAGGTATGATTGCCGGTATTGCCTGCCAAATCATCGTACAGCTTGTCGTTATGTCTTTGCAGTACATTGCCGGCGGCAGCATTCTCTGCGCTCTCATGCCCGAAGTCTTCACGCTGACTACAGGCATGCTGACCAGCGCCGCTGTATTTATCGGCATTACTTCTATTGGCGGCATGTGGTCCGCCAGTCTTTCCAACCTGCTCAACGTCAGTCTGAAGTACATCGGCATCATTTTAGCTACCATCGTAGGGGTCAGCCAAATCGGCGGTTTAAACAAGCTCCAATTGCAGTTGCCGCAAAACGTTCCCTACATGGATTTCTTTGACGGCGTCGGCATTACGGGTATTATCACCTGGATTGTAGTCCTTGTTACCGTTAATCTTTCGCTGCAAAGCATTATCCAGATTTCCTTGGGCGCCAAAGACGTCCGTACCGCCCAGCGCGGCTTCATTATCGGCGGCTTGATGATGCTGCCCATCGGCTTTGTGAGCGCCCTCATGGGCGTCATGGCCAAAGCCATGTTTCCCGATGTCAGCCCTGCTTTAGCTTTGCCGAAAGCCATTATGTCCCTGGACCCGATATTGGCAGGCATTACCTTAGCCGCCCTCTGGGCTGCCGACGTTTCCACCGCCTGCAATCTGCTGCTCAGCTCAGCCACTTTGTTTTCCCAAGATATTTATAAAAAATTCGTTAACCCCAATGTCAGCGAGCAAAACTTCCTGCGCATCACTAAAGGCGCTGTTGTCCTTTTGGGTCTTTTGACGCTGACCTTAGCCATGACCATCAGCGGCATTATCAGTACGCTTATGATTGGCCTTAGCCTAATGGCGGCTTTCAGCGTTATCGTGCTGTTCACTCTGTTCGCTCCCCGATTTTGCCGCAAGAATTCGGCGTTCAACACCATTATTACCGGCGTTGTCGTTCTTGTTCTCTGGCAAACCGTACCCGCTGTACGCATCCTACCGCATGTGATTTACCTCGAATGGCTAGCCTGCTTAGGTACGTTCTTCCTTACCTACGCGTTAGACCGCGAAAGCATTGCTGTCGTCGAAGAAGAATGCGCCTAA
- a CDS encoding penicillin-binding transpeptidase domain-containing protein has product MKYWCKVLVWLALWQGMILGQALAAPVEAREDLADCFQGFSGTFVLYNLEAEQYTVYNEEQSRKRLSPCSTFKIPNSLIGLEMGAVDKEDVFTLKKWDGTRYDFPYWNHDHTLASATKESVVWYFRELARDIGAARMQRYLQGIDYGNADISGGLTQFWLGSSLQISAQEQVRFLTRLERGELPLSQETRAIVYKNIIVAEKNGVVLMGKTGSRLQDGRWTLGWFVGIVKKPRGTYVFATNIEGADGAIGGKAREISLAVLKKMNVL; this is encoded by the coding sequence ATGAAATATTGGTGTAAAGTATTGGTATGGCTGGCGCTTTGGCAGGGGATGATTTTGGGTCAGGCGTTGGCCGCTCCTGTTGAGGCGCGCGAAGATTTGGCAGACTGCTTTCAAGGCTTTTCGGGGACCTTTGTGTTATATAATCTGGAGGCGGAGCAGTATACTGTTTATAATGAGGAACAGAGCCGCAAACGGTTGTCTCCTTGTTCAACCTTCAAAATACCTAATTCCTTGATTGGTCTGGAAATGGGAGCCGTAGATAAGGAAGACGTATTTACCTTGAAAAAATGGGATGGAACCCGTTATGATTTTCCCTATTGGAATCACGATCATACGCTGGCATCGGCTACGAAAGAATCGGTTGTCTGGTATTTTCGGGAATTGGCGAGGGATATCGGCGCTGCAAGAATGCAAAGATATTTACAAGGCATAGACTATGGTAACGCCGACATTTCAGGCGGGCTGACTCAATTTTGGCTAGGCTCTTCTTTGCAGATATCAGCCCAAGAGCAAGTGCGTTTTTTGACGCGCTTAGAGCGGGGCGAGCTGCCGCTTTCCCAAGAAACGCGGGCCATTGTCTATAAGAATATCATCGTGGCAGAGAAAAACGGCGTTGTACTTATGGGGAAAACCGGCTCACGACTGCAAGACGGACGCTGGACCTTGGGGTGGTTTGTAGGTATAGTAAAGAAACCGAGAGGAACCTATGTGTTCGCGACCAATATTGAGGGGGCGGACGGGGCTATAGGCGGTAAGGCCAGAGAGATCAGCCTGGCGGTATTGAAGAAAATGAACGTATTATAA
- a CDS encoding molybdopterin-binding protein, whose translation MKTIKTQDAIGTVLCHDITKIVPGEFKGPAFHKGHIVTEKDIPELLALGKDHLYVWELQDEFVHENDAALRLARAVRGGGLAMTDPEEGKVNLRAEQDGLLLIDEERLLRLNLLGEVAVATRSQERTVKKGDIVAGIRVIPLVFAEEKMQEAEAIGAEGDVISVQPFRPCKVGIITTGNEVYYGRIVDRFGPVVKEKVEAFGCTVAQQVLVPDSAEKIAQAVQSLLAEGCQLILTTGGMSVDPDDVTPAGIRLAGARIVSYGAPVLPGSVFMMAYLGAVPVLGLPGCVMYNSTTIFDLVLPLVLAGREVTRERIARWGVGGLCLNCETCRFPECSFGA comes from the coding sequence ATGAAAACCATTAAGACGCAGGATGCGATTGGGACTGTTCTGTGTCATGACATAACAAAGATTGTGCCGGGAGAGTTCAAAGGACCGGCGTTTCATAAGGGACATATTGTGACGGAAAAGGACATCCCGGAGCTTTTAGCGTTAGGCAAAGATCATCTATATGTATGGGAATTGCAAGATGAATTTGTGCACGAAAATGACGCTGCACTGCGTTTGGCGAGGGCGGTGCGCGGCGGCGGTCTTGCAATGACGGACCCGGAGGAAGGCAAGGTGAATCTCCGTGCCGAACAGGACGGTCTGCTGCTTATCGATGAGGAGCGCCTGCTGCGTTTGAATTTGCTGGGCGAAGTGGCGGTGGCTACTCGCAGCCAGGAACGGACGGTGAAAAAAGGCGATATTGTGGCCGGGATTCGCGTGATTCCACTGGTTTTTGCAGAAGAAAAAATGCAGGAGGCGGAGGCCATCGGTGCGGAGGGAGACGTTATTTCCGTACAGCCTTTTCGGCCTTGCAAAGTGGGCATTATTACAACAGGCAACGAAGTCTATTATGGCAGAATTGTCGATCGTTTTGGGCCGGTTGTGAAAGAAAAAGTGGAAGCCTTTGGTTGCACCGTAGCGCAGCAGGTGCTGGTGCCGGACTCGGCGGAGAAAATTGCCCAAGCAGTGCAAAGCCTGCTGGCGGAAGGCTGTCAATTGATTTTGACTACAGGAGGCATGTCTGTGGACCCGGATGATGTGACGCCGGCCGGTATTCGCCTAGCCGGAGCCAGGATTGTTTCCTACGGGGCGCCGGTTTTGCCTGGATCGGTGTTCATGATGGCGTATCTAGGAGCAGTGCCTGTATTGGGACTGCCAGGCTGCGTCATGTATAACAGCACAACTATCTTTGATTTGGTGCTGCCCTTGGTTTTAGCTGGGCGGGAAGTAACCAGGGAGAGAATCGCCCGCTGGGGCGTAGGTGGTTTGTGTCTAAACTGCGAGACGTGTCGGTTTCCAGAGTGTTCTTTCGGGGCGTAG
- a CDS encoding DUF1904 family protein: MPQLIFKGLPGKDVQAFSTALVDELAQIIDCPRDYFTLEVPASTYYFDGQRTAATPLVQVNWFERGQDVQDRTAEAITRHIRLAGHTQVDVFFIPLQELRYYENGVHF; encoded by the coding sequence ATGCCACAATTGATATTTAAAGGCCTGCCCGGCAAAGACGTCCAAGCCTTCAGCACCGCCCTAGTCGATGAACTAGCGCAAATCATCGATTGCCCCCGAGATTACTTTACTTTGGAAGTTCCGGCTTCAACCTATTATTTTGACGGCCAGCGAACAGCTGCAACGCCTTTAGTGCAAGTTAATTGGTTTGAACGCGGTCAGGACGTGCAAGACCGTACCGCCGAGGCGATTACCCGCCACATACGCCTAGCCGGCCACACCCAAGTCGATGTGTTCTTTATCCCCTTGCAGGAGCTTCGGTACTATGAAAACGGCGTTCATTTCTAG
- a CDS encoding GNAT family N-acetyltransferase, whose translation MADVVFREMQEEYLDAVRDIYLHYVFHTTATFHSRPLTREDMREIVFFENEKYKTFVIFREEELCGYVLLTQHKKREAYDTTAEVTVYLKPGCIGVGLGSLGLQHLEEYARKQGIHVLVATICGENEKSIRLVERNGYFRCAHYKEVGLKFGQYLDIVGYQKILA comes from the coding sequence ATGGCGGACGTTGTTTTTCGGGAAATGCAGGAAGAATACTTAGACGCGGTGCGGGATATTTATCTGCATTATGTGTTCCATACGACGGCGACCTTTCACTCGCGGCCGTTAACGAGGGAGGACATGCGGGAAATTGTGTTTTTTGAAAATGAAAAATATAAAACCTTTGTCATTTTTCGCGAGGAAGAACTTTGCGGCTATGTGCTCTTGACGCAGCATAAAAAAAGAGAAGCCTATGATACGACAGCGGAAGTGACCGTGTATTTGAAGCCAGGCTGCATTGGCGTCGGCCTGGGAAGCTTGGGACTGCAGCATTTGGAAGAATATGCCCGGAAGCAAGGCATTCATGTGCTGGTAGCTACAATTTGCGGCGAAAATGAAAAAAGCATCCGTTTGGTAGAACGCAATGGCTATTTCCGTTGCGCTCATTATAAAGAAGTAGGCCTTAAGTTCGGACAATACTTAGATATTGTAGGGTATCAAAAGATTTTAGCGTAA